TCTAGGTTCACTTCGAACTGGCCTTCCTTGTTGAAGACCAGCTTCAGGAAGTCCAGCAGGTTGCGTGCGTACAGCGCCGAAGCGTCTGCCGCCACCGCACCGGCCAGATTGGTCGGGCCGACAATGGTCACGCCATTCGAGACCACGACCTGGTCCGCCACGGTCAGCGGGCAGTTGCCGCCCTGCGCTGCGGCGAGGTCGACAACCACCGAGCCTGGCTTCATCTGCGCCACGGTTTCGGCGCTGAGCAGCGTCGGCGCCTTGCGACCCGGGATCAGTGCCGTGGTGATGACGATGTCAGCCTGCTTGGCGCGTTCGTGTACGGCCAGGGCCTGACGCTGCATCCAGCTGGCCGGCATGGGGCGCGCATAGCCGCCGACGCCGACGGCGCATTCGCGCTCTTCATCGGTTTCGTACGGCACGTCGACGAATTTCGCACCCAGGGATTCAATTTGCTCCTTCACCGCAGGACGCACATCGGACGCTTCGATCACGGCACCCAGACGTTTTGCCGTGGCAATCGCCTGCAAACCGGCCACACCGGCACCGAGAATCAGCACGCGCGCCGCTTTCACAGTGCCCGCGGCGGTCATCAACATCGGCATGAAGCGTGGGTAGTAGTGAGCGGCCAGCAGCACGGATTTATAGCCGGCGATGTTCGCTTGGGAGGACAGCACATCCAGGCTCTGGGCGCGGGAGGTGCGTGGCGCAGCTTCCAGCGCAAACGCGGTAATGCCGCATTCGGCCAGTTTGGCGATGGTTTCATTGCTGAACGGGTTGAGCATGCCGACCACTACGGTGCCGCTCTTGATCAGCGTCAGTTCGCTGTCGCTGGGGGCGACCACCTTGAGAATCAGCTCGGCACCAAACGCATCGTTGGCGCTGCCAATGGTTGCGCCTGCCGCTTCATAAGCACTGTCGACAACGCTGGCGTTAATGCCGGCGCCGCTTTGTACAGTGACCTTATGACCCTGGCCGATCAGCTTCTTGATGGTTTCCGGGGTTGCAGCAACCCGTGTTTCACCCGTCTGGGTTTCGAGAGGAACACCAATGTGCACGTCAAATCTCCTGCGTGATCTTATTGAGTAAACCCAGGCACTTCGGATGGTGCGGCTGGGGCGGCCGATCAGCACGACCCCACCAAATCAGGGCGGGGCGCGGCATTTTGCAGGCGAACTTTGTGCCCTTCAAGGGATTATGACGGGTGACGGAAAATTAACTACAAGTCACCCCGTGACCGAATGTCGCACCTTTCCGTTAAATCCCTTGCAGGCCGTGGCTTCTAAGGATTTTTGCCAAAATTCAAGAATTTACACATCCGCACGGTGAATAGGTTGTCATTGCCTGCCAATAGAGGCTCAAAGCCACGTACTCAAACGCTTGTGGGACGTTTGTGCTGTTTGTCGGTACAGTCTGTCAATATGCGACAAATACTTATATCTGTAGTGCTTTTGTTTTGCTGACTACGCGGTCAGCTAATGGCTATGAGCCTTTATCCTTCTAGGTTGTAGCTGTGTGCCTGATTCACCAGCCAATCGCGAAATGCCTTTAAAGAGGCTGATTCGACCTTTCGATCAGGAATCATCAGGTAGTAGGCCTTGATGCTCGATAGTGCTTGGGTATTGGCAATGACCAGACGCTTCTCTGCCAATTCGCGCTGAATCAGGAATGGCGGAATCAGCGCGATCCCCATGTC
The Pseudomonas sp. GR 6-02 genome window above contains:
- a CDS encoding Re/Si-specific NAD(P)(+) transhydrogenase subunit alpha, translated to MHIGVPLETQTGETRVAATPETIKKLIGQGHKVTVQSGAGINASVVDSAYEAAGATIGSANDAFGAELILKVVAPSDSELTLIKSGTVVVGMLNPFSNETIAKLAECGITAFALEAAPRTSRAQSLDVLSSQANIAGYKSVLLAAHYYPRFMPMLMTAAGTVKAARVLILGAGVAGLQAIATAKRLGAVIEASDVRPAVKEQIESLGAKFVDVPYETDEERECAVGVGGYARPMPASWMQRQALAVHERAKQADIVITTALIPGRKAPTLLSAETVAQMKPGSVVVDLAAAQGGNCPLTVADQVVVSNGVTIVGPTNLAGAVAADASALYARNLLDFLKLVFNKEGQFEVNLEDDIVAACLMCRDGQVIRKNA